A DNA window from Spirochaetota bacterium contains the following coding sequences:
- a CDS encoding formate acetyltransferase, with protein sequence MFINALWGVIMQVQSSLHDRVRGYANLLTSSSRFLTGKLLHKQQMILSGFLGYIASMFNTNSALRCEMMGTRGWINLSIGMKADDDSAKGAIIFNDGKVRVLDDIPDNVDCTLIFSTPKDLIEQMDASPDEAYRMILTGRVRTEGNLMLVGLFNYYVNLVIGKDQQKSVDRQINKHREANKIAGMDVKDSTLCRNERSVRRISRIRGSRVDPGVLHLEDPHLADYGLEDFPRLERFRTEYFNRKKEAVVCHEYGKLITDFHLKHGYEVDNNGKPWDPNLRKAKSLKYILERRKPIIREGDLLAGTFTTDPVSGCICHPFSVGLYSWGELRSFANRELMPYDISEETIRILHRHVFPFWARKNIHELWRKETGNALPVRVHDRFFSIYYWKTVSMSEITPGHDKILKHGTRGLIKMIKDELKSDHDADDEKKNTLNAMIISLEAANIYARNLAGQAAQEAMAEQKPQRKAELEHMEKILLKVPENPAATMDEAVQSLAIMHLCLDMENSDDGPMFGRLDQMLQPYFISDIEKLMTGKEREEYIKHVIDLLGCLFMKEASHQLLIPDIGNWQNSGSAPNVTITLGGVTAEGEDAVNDMTYVILKVTELLGLNDPNMHVRYKHDKNSVHFLKRACDVNYITGATPCIHGDDAVITALVNHGWRLEDVRDWVANGCVEPSIPGKHSSATSSLEINLVAPLEMAMNNGKHPLMNWDIGPKTGRIENGDFSTFEQFWDAFAEQCRFLLDLSVIGNNQLGEVYQKHQPAPLLSVLVDNCIQKGRGVTRGGAQYNSTGVSMIGLADVVDSLMSIKKLVFDETSVSFKELKEAIDDNFNSNRKLHAIVKSRVPRFGSGSDEAVEMANRVTGFVHNYYNSQRNYRGGIYTSGWWSMANHAVYGRVTGALPSGRLAGEPFTPGLTPHPSASVNLLDNLRDVARLDPRNLDNNIAFNVKLVPGSSDTHEQIVDTMSHYAKAYFDMGGMQTQFNVVTTDTLKDALANPELYQDLMVRISGYVAYFTKLQRDLQLEVIRRAEYRI encoded by the coding sequence ATGTTTATTAATGCATTATGGGGGGTAATCATGCAAGTTCAATCTTCACTACATGATCGAGTACGCGGATACGCTAATCTTCTGACGAGCTCATCACGATTTCTCACCGGGAAACTGCTTCATAAACAGCAGATGATTCTTAGCGGCTTTCTCGGATACATCGCGTCAATGTTTAACACGAATTCCGCTCTGCGGTGTGAGATGATGGGGACCCGGGGATGGATAAACCTTTCCATCGGAATGAAAGCTGATGATGATTCCGCGAAAGGAGCCATCATTTTCAATGACGGGAAAGTCCGCGTTCTTGACGACATACCGGATAATGTCGATTGCACCCTTATTTTTTCCACCCCAAAGGATCTTATTGAACAAATGGACGCGAGCCCTGATGAGGCATACCGGATGATTCTCACAGGCAGAGTGAGGACAGAAGGAAACCTCATGCTTGTCGGGTTGTTTAATTACTACGTGAATCTGGTTATCGGGAAGGACCAGCAGAAATCAGTGGACAGGCAGATCAATAAACACAGGGAAGCGAATAAAATCGCGGGGATGGACGTTAAAGACTCGACTCTTTGCAGAAATGAGCGATCCGTCAGAAGAATTTCACGTATCCGCGGGAGCAGGGTGGATCCCGGGGTCCTTCATCTCGAAGATCCGCACCTGGCTGATTACGGGCTTGAGGATTTCCCGCGGCTCGAACGTTTTCGCACCGAGTATTTTAACAGGAAAAAAGAAGCGGTGGTCTGCCATGAGTACGGAAAACTCATTACCGACTTCCACCTTAAACACGGTTATGAAGTTGATAATAATGGCAAACCCTGGGACCCGAATCTCCGTAAGGCGAAGAGCCTGAAATATATTCTCGAAAGAAGAAAGCCTATCATCAGAGAAGGTGATCTTCTCGCCGGAACATTCACCACGGACCCCGTATCCGGCTGTATCTGCCATCCATTTTCCGTGGGGCTTTATAGTTGGGGGGAACTCAGATCCTTCGCAAACCGCGAACTCATGCCGTATGACATCAGCGAAGAAACCATCCGGATTTTACACAGGCACGTGTTCCCATTCTGGGCGCGAAAGAACATTCACGAATTATGGCGAAAGGAGACAGGTAATGCGCTGCCTGTCCGCGTCCATGACAGGTTTTTTTCCATTTATTACTGGAAGACCGTATCGATGTCGGAAATCACGCCTGGGCACGATAAAATTTTGAAACACGGCACACGCGGATTGATAAAGATGATCAAGGATGAATTGAAAAGCGATCATGACGCGGATGATGAAAAGAAAAATACTTTGAATGCGATGATTATCAGCCTTGAGGCGGCTAATATATACGCTCGTAACCTCGCCGGTCAGGCGGCGCAGGAGGCCATGGCAGAACAAAAGCCTCAAAGAAAGGCCGAGCTTGAGCACATGGAAAAAATACTTTTAAAAGTGCCGGAAAATCCCGCCGCGACCATGGATGAGGCGGTTCAGTCGCTTGCTATCATGCATCTCTGTCTCGATATGGAGAACTCCGATGACGGCCCGATGTTCGGCAGGCTCGACCAAATGCTGCAGCCTTACTTCATATCCGATATCGAAAAGCTCATGACGGGTAAGGAAAGGGAGGAGTACATAAAACACGTCATCGATCTTTTAGGATGCCTGTTTATGAAGGAAGCCAGCCACCAGCTTCTCATACCCGATATCGGCAACTGGCAGAACTCAGGATCTGCTCCCAATGTGACCATCACGCTTGGTGGCGTCACCGCCGAAGGCGAAGACGCCGTTAACGACATGACCTATGTCATTCTTAAGGTAACCGAGCTTCTTGGATTGAACGATCCCAACATGCATGTCCGGTATAAGCACGATAAGAACAGCGTACATTTTTTAAAGCGCGCGTGCGACGTGAACTATATCACCGGCGCGACGCCGTGCATTCATGGAGATGATGCTGTTATCACTGCGCTGGTAAATCATGGCTGGCGGCTTGAAGATGTAAGGGACTGGGTGGCAAACGGATGTGTGGAACCATCTATACCCGGAAAGCATTCAAGTGCAACCTCAAGCCTTGAAATCAATCTCGTTGCACCGCTCGAAATGGCAATGAACAACGGAAAACATCCTCTCATGAATTGGGATATTGGGCCAAAAACAGGCAGGATTGAAAACGGAGATTTCAGCACCTTTGAACAATTTTGGGACGCCTTTGCTGAACAATGCAGGTTTCTACTTGATCTGTCCGTTATCGGAAACAACCAGCTCGGTGAAGTGTATCAGAAACATCAACCGGCACCACTTCTATCGGTTCTGGTTGATAACTGCATTCAAAAAGGCAGAGGCGTCACCAGGGGAGGTGCACAATACAACTCAACCGGCGTTTCCATGATCGGACTTGCGGATGTTGTAGATTCTCTCATGTCAATTAAAAAGCTGGTTTTCGATGAAACTTCCGTTTCTTTTAAGGAATTGAAAGAGGCAATTGATGATAATTTTAACTCTAATCGGAAATTGCACGCGATTGTGAAATCAAGAGTCCCGCGGTTTGGTTCAGGTAGTGATGAGGCCGTAGAGATGGCCAACCGGGTTACCGGATTCGTGCACAATTACTACAACAGTCAAAGGAATTATCGAGGCGGAATTTACACCAGCGGATGGTGGTCTATGGCGAACCATGCGGTATACGGCCGCGTTACCGGAGCGCTCCCCTCCGGAAGGCTCGCCGGCGAGCCCTTTACCCCGGGGCTTACGCCGCATCCGAGCGCTTCGGTCAACCTGCTGGACAACCTGCGCGATGTGGCGCGGTTGGACCCCAGGAACCTGGACAACAATATAGCCTTCAACGTAAAGCTTGTTCCCGGATCTTCGGACACTCACGAGCAGATAGTCGATACCATGTCGCATTACGCGAAGGCGTATTTCGATATGGGGGGCATGCAGACGCAGTTCAACGTGGTCACGACGGATACGCTGAAAGACGCACTGGCAAATCCCGAATTATATCAGGATCTCATGGTGAGAATCTCGGGGTATGTGGCCTATTTCACCAAGCTCCAGCGTGATCTCCAGCTTGAAGTCATCCGTCGGGCCGAATACAGGATATAA
- a CDS encoding PAS domain S-box protein has protein sequence MKLDNEIINLLNTLNIGFIHLDMDFGILEVNEKIIEWYGGTRRDLVGHNCREFFTPEDFNRLRTIDLEYLHKGFQHYQYEFELPTSKGGRTPFLINLSVNKDAGGAPDSTNVLLTDISEQKRMQEELTRTNIALAASQEALGNEKKMIEAILFGIGDCVTIFDHEGNLLLSNPMGKEIRGDRITPLIDLDSTIEKIINFEISGEHRQFAGRIENIHDNFGRVKAYAEILKEITDQIKLEERENELRLIKRRMQRGEIESEMIGVSPAMGKVFDLILRCAEVDSSILILGETGVGKELAARAMHTRSKRKGSKFVAVNCGSIPEALLESELFGHEKGAFTGAVTSRIGLFREADGGTLFLDEVGDLNVALQVKLLRALQEKEIRPVGGNRTFPINVRIISATNRNLTDLISRGLFREDLYYRIAVIPIVIPPLRERREDILYLADHFIKKHCKKDEKTCKRLEADARQLLLSHQWPGNIRELENAIEYAIAMSADTIIKPNDFPLQIIASRTLPESSNGTIQTALTPLHQAPSLDRFEIAHLRSWEQDDRRLIAETLENCRGNRKEAAEKLSISRSTLWRKIKTYHIT, from the coding sequence TTGAAACTTGATAACGAAATCATAAATCTGTTGAACACGCTGAACATTGGCTTTATCCATTTGGACATGGATTTCGGCATACTTGAGGTAAACGAAAAAATAATCGAATGGTATGGCGGCACACGCAGAGATTTAGTGGGACATAACTGCAGGGAGTTCTTCACTCCTGAAGACTTTAACCGTTTGAGGACTATTGATCTTGAATACCTCCATAAAGGATTTCAACACTATCAATACGAATTCGAACTTCCCACAAGCAAAGGAGGGCGCACCCCGTTTCTCATCAATCTGTCGGTGAACAAGGACGCGGGAGGAGCCCCTGACTCAACCAATGTTTTATTAACGGACATCAGCGAACAGAAACGCATGCAGGAGGAGCTGACGAGGACAAATATCGCGCTGGCCGCAAGTCAAGAAGCGCTGGGAAACGAGAAGAAAATGATCGAAGCGATTCTTTTCGGCATTGGCGACTGTGTTACCATTTTCGATCATGAGGGAAACCTTCTACTGAGCAACCCGATGGGAAAGGAAATCAGGGGGGACCGTATCACGCCACTCATTGACCTTGATTCGACTATTGAAAAGATCATTAACTTTGAAATTTCCGGAGAGCACCGCCAGTTCGCGGGACGAATAGAGAATATCCATGACAATTTTGGGCGGGTAAAAGCCTATGCAGAGATACTCAAAGAAATAACCGACCAGATCAAGCTGGAAGAGCGGGAAAACGAACTTCGACTAATCAAGCGTAGGATGCAGCGGGGCGAGATCGAATCAGAAATGATTGGGGTAAGCCCTGCAATGGGGAAAGTGTTCGATCTTATCCTGCGGTGCGCCGAAGTGGATTCATCCATTTTGATCTTAGGTGAAACGGGAGTGGGGAAAGAGCTCGCCGCCCGGGCAATGCATACCCGCAGCAAGCGAAAGGGAAGCAAGTTTGTTGCCGTAAACTGCGGCTCAATACCGGAGGCCCTACTGGAGTCAGAGCTTTTCGGCCATGAGAAAGGAGCGTTCACGGGCGCGGTGACTTCTCGAATTGGCCTGTTCAGGGAGGCCGATGGAGGAACGCTGTTTCTTGACGAGGTCGGGGACCTTAACGTCGCACTACAGGTAAAACTCCTGAGGGCTCTTCAGGAAAAGGAAATACGGCCGGTTGGCGGCAACCGCACGTTTCCGATAAACGTACGCATTATTTCCGCCACAAATCGTAACCTGACGGATCTTATTTCCAGGGGACTTTTCCGCGAGGACCTGTATTACCGTATCGCGGTGATTCCCATTGTCATTCCGCCCCTAAGGGAGCGCCGCGAGGATATTCTATATCTTGCCGATCACTTCATAAAAAAGCACTGTAAGAAGGACGAAAAAACGTGTAAGCGGCTTGAAGCCGATGCCCGACAGCTCCTGTTGAGCCATCAGTGGCCGGGCAATATCCGCGAACTGGAAAATGCGATTGAGTACGCCATCGCGATGAGCGCCGATACCATTATTAAACCGAATGACTTTCCGCTCCAGATTATCGCAAGCCGGACTTTACCGGAAAGCTCCAATGGGACTATTCAAACTGCTCTAACACCACTTCATCAAGCGCCCTCTCTGGATCGATTTGAAATAGCACATCTCAGATCTTGGGAACAGGATGATCGGAGGCTAATTGCAGAGACACTGGAAAATTGTAGGGGAAACAGGAAAGAGGCGGCCGAAAAGCTGTCAATATCCCGGAGCACACTCTGGAGAAAGATAAAGACGTATCATATTACATGA
- a CDS encoding MarR family transcriptional regulator: MNTREGKIAETIGRFFRIINKVNSRDRIPTDFGTGELLCMGEIHMIEAIGSKPGANVTAVAQGLGVTKGAVSQMVSRLAKKGYVRGETMRGGGNEVSLGLTAKGKTVYAGHAKYHAVMYASVFKGMTDEELAVLDKVLGKTEFQLDATNPRAGRKRAGV; this comes from the coding sequence ATGAACACGCGCGAAGGTAAAATCGCCGAAACGATCGGGCGCTTTTTCAGGATCATCAACAAGGTCAACAGCCGGGACCGTATCCCCACGGACTTCGGGACGGGGGAGCTCCTTTGTATGGGGGAGATCCACATGATCGAGGCGATCGGGAGTAAGCCGGGCGCAAACGTCACCGCGGTCGCCCAGGGGCTGGGCGTGACGAAGGGGGCTGTCTCGCAGATGGTGTCCCGGCTCGCAAAGAAAGGCTATGTGCGCGGCGAAACAATGAGGGGGGGAGGGAACGAGGTTTCCCTGGGTCTCACGGCAAAGGGAAAAACGGTGTACGCGGGTCACGCGAAGTACCATGCCGTAATGTATGCGAGTGTATTCAAGGGCATGACCGACGAAGAACTTGCAGTGTTGGACAAGGTGCTCGGAAAAACCGAATTCCAGCTCGACGCGACAAACCCCCGGGCGGGAAGAAAACGGGCCGGGGTGTGA
- a CDS encoding dipeptidyl aminopeptidase, with the protein MKRGGARGAAPSTKRRRIMTLKKKVLWGACVAAVIVFLYMLLAPAGTGTSRFYADQPYHFQVMRAMGDIPFGAGEAGEILSTIKNIPEGDDEAWFREWDKTAVRVEKAARGYRNATSKGYGLLRAHSYYRTAEFFMGPGDDRRLASFDRNRRAFYDGLDALGVRYTVVSVPYGNNTLKAIYYPGDARAVGKPLILMCGGYDSTLEELYFMLARGALDRGYSCLTFEGPGQGSIIREQGLQFTHEWEKPTGAVLDAFLARYPKPPKIVYVGGSLGGYLAPRAAAFDARIDGVVAFDVCYDFQEAALRQVPWVIRSMYGMGMTGLVNGLIKLKMKNTPGVRWGVQNAQWTMGAKDPVDLLSIFSKYSLKDVSDKIRGDVLILAGEKDHFFPVTQVEEFRKALVNARSVTTRVFTEQEGGHEHCQLGALSLMHAVLFEWVEEKFGR; encoded by the coding sequence ATGAAGCGAGGCGGCGCACGGGGCGCCGCACCATCAACTAAAAGGAGGAGGATCATGACTCTTAAGAAAAAGGTTTTATGGGGAGCGTGCGTAGCGGCGGTTATCGTGTTTCTTTACATGCTGCTTGCGCCGGCAGGGACGGGGACGTCGCGCTTCTATGCGGACCAGCCGTACCATTTCCAGGTAATGCGCGCCATGGGGGACATTCCCTTCGGGGCGGGCGAGGCGGGGGAGATTCTTTCGACGATCAAGAACATTCCTGAGGGGGATGACGAAGCCTGGTTCCGGGAATGGGATAAGACGGCCGTGCGCGTGGAAAAGGCGGCGCGCGGTTATCGTAACGCGACGAGCAAGGGTTACGGGCTGCTGCGCGCGCACAGCTATTATCGAACGGCTGAGTTTTTCATGGGTCCCGGCGACGACAGGAGGCTCGCGTCCTTCGACAGGAACAGGAGGGCGTTCTATGATGGACTGGACGCGCTCGGTGTGCGGTATACGGTCGTATCGGTCCCCTATGGAAATAATACCCTGAAGGCGATCTATTATCCGGGGGACGCACGCGCCGTGGGAAAGCCGCTCATCCTCATGTGCGGGGGCTACGATTCCACGCTCGAGGAGCTCTATTTCATGCTTGCACGCGGGGCGCTCGATCGCGGGTATTCATGCCTCACCTTCGAAGGCCCGGGGCAGGGTTCGATTATCCGCGAGCAGGGACTGCAGTTCACGCACGAATGGGAGAAACCCACCGGCGCGGTTCTTGACGCATTCCTTGCACGGTATCCGAAGCCTCCAAAAATCGTATATGTAGGTGGAAGCCTGGGAGGGTACCTCGCTCCGCGCGCGGCCGCGTTCGATGCGAGGATCGACGGGGTCGTCGCATTCGACGTGTGTTACGATTTCCAGGAGGCCGCGCTCCGGCAGGTGCCGTGGGTCATACGCTCGATGTACGGGATGGGCATGACGGGCCTGGTGAACGGCCTGATAAAATTGAAGATGAAAAACACCCCGGGTGTACGCTGGGGAGTGCAGAACGCGCAATGGACGATGGGGGCGAAAGACCCGGTCGACCTGCTTTCCATTTTTTCAAAGTATTCCCTGAAGGATGTCTCCGATAAAATTCGCGGCGACGTGCTCATCCTCGCGGGCGAGAAGGATCACTTTTTCCCTGTCACGCAAGTGGAAGAATTCAGGAAGGCGCTCGTCAACGCCCGCAGCGTCACCACGCGTGTGTTCACCGAGCAGGAGGGCGGGCACGAGCACTGCCAGCTGGGCGCGCTGAGCCTCATGCACGCGGTGCTTTTTGAATGGGTGGAGGAGAAGTTCGGAAGGTAG
- a CDS encoding MarR family transcriptional regulator, whose protein sequence is MECESIYDGCMYFTATKLSRIVTEMAEEAFMPSGLSPSHAFLMMTIYSCPQITPMELGQRMHLAPSTVTRLADKLELKGYIKRKSNGRNSNISATEKGIKIHEEIQKCWNDLYLALNRKLGKNKNDVFTKELFSISRILEQ, encoded by the coding sequence ATGGAATGTGAATCTATTTATGATGGCTGTATGTACTTTACCGCAACAAAGCTTTCAAGGATTGTCACGGAGATGGCCGAAGAGGCTTTTATGCCATCTGGATTATCCCCATCCCATGCTTTTCTGATGATGACGATATATTCCTGCCCGCAAATAACTCCTATGGAGCTCGGTCAAAGAATGCACCTGGCTCCTTCAACGGTTACCAGACTCGCGGATAAACTTGAGCTGAAGGGTTACATTAAACGTAAATCGAACGGGCGTAACTCCAACATAAGTGCCACTGAAAAGGGAATAAAAATTCATGAGGAAATTCAAAAATGCTGGAATGACCTCTATCTCGCACTTAATAGAAAACTTGGGAAAAATAAAAACGATGTTTTTACAAAAGAATTATTCAGCATAAGCCGGATTCTGGAACAATAA
- a CDS encoding flavin reductase family protein — translation MKIEVRERNALYPLPIALIGTEIDGKANFITIAHLGIGAIDMVTLGMGKAHYSNKGIIANREFSINIPSDDMVIETDYIGMVSGSKIDKSAILKVFRGLLKHAPMIEQAPVTMECTLVDHYDYITHDLFVGRVEKIYAEENILTNGTIDVAKVKPMLFDMHQRKYWKIGEPFADAWSVGKNFNK, via the coding sequence ATGAAAATTGAAGTGAGAGAAAGAAACGCGCTCTATCCGTTACCAATAGCATTGATAGGGACGGAAATTGACGGGAAAGCGAACTTTATCACAATTGCCCATCTTGGAATAGGCGCGATAGATATGGTTACGCTGGGTATGGGAAAGGCGCATTATTCCAACAAGGGAATAATTGCGAACAGGGAATTCAGTATAAATATACCTTCAGATGATATGGTAATTGAAACCGATTACATCGGCATGGTGAGCGGTTCAAAGATCGATAAAAGCGCTATTTTAAAAGTATTCAGGGGTTTATTGAAACACGCGCCCATGATTGAACAAGCCCCTGTTACAATGGAATGTACCCTGGTAGATCATTATGATTATATCACCCATGACCTGTTTGTGGGGAGGGTTGAAAAAATCTATGCTGAAGAGAATATCCTTACCAATGGCACTATTGATGTCGCAAAAGTAAAACCGATGCTATTTGACATGCATCAGCGCAAATATTGGAAAATCGGGGAACCCTTTGCCGATGCATGGAGTGTCGGAAAGAATTTTAACAAATAA
- a CDS encoding cob(I)yrinic acid a,c-diamide adenosyltransferase: MGADTLEKGFVHLYTGHGKGKTTAALGLAMRAAGSGLRTHFIQFMKGQHYGELDAAKMLGGLVTIEQHGSAEFCVTEGQDAKEHYLHARNAIARAREAIHYGTIDILVLDEIVTACLFKLVTLGEILELVHTRPTGKELVLTGRGAPQELIDACDLVTEMKEVKHYYAAGVQGRRGIEY, encoded by the coding sequence ATGGGCGCCGATACACTTGAAAAGGGATTCGTGCATCTTTACACCGGGCACGGGAAGGGGAAGACCACGGCGGCGCTCGGCCTGGCGATGCGGGCGGCGGGATCGGGACTGCGCACGCACTTCATCCAGTTCATGAAGGGCCAGCACTACGGGGAGCTCGATGCGGCGAAGATGCTCGGCGGGCTCGTCACGATCGAACAGCACGGGAGCGCGGAGTTCTGCGTGACCGAAGGACAGGACGCGAAGGAGCACTACCTCCACGCGCGCAACGCGATCGCCCGTGCGCGCGAGGCGATACACTACGGCACGATCGATATACTCGTGCTCGACGAGATCGTCACGGCCTGCCTCTTCAAGCTCGTGACGCTGGGCGAGATTCTGGAACTCGTACACACCCGGCCCACCGGGAAGGAGCTCGTCCTCACGGGACGCGGCGCGCCGCAGGAGCTTATCGACGCCTGCGACCTGGTCACCGAAATGAAGGAAGTGAAGCACTATTACGCCGCGGGTGTCCAGGGACGGCGCGGCATAGAGTATTGA
- a CDS encoding TolC family protein, with protein sequence MKSMAIMALAFALLATRGSSRAGEPAERVDESTAVRLACAHSRELAAARARMTSARMAIGERWREFLPAASVQYSEDDTVSAGGPDTRNRQVMMSLSYDLHTGGATVDAYAIAQIEHLAALENYRMERAALSLGVRKEYYGLQGAEGEVSIQRDLLESLLVQRKIIDEESRQGMATELQRVQADARIAEVEYELLRAENAFRTGTKNFRLLIGASREVRIVPVTAGESDSPAREARGGKSGAVAGALLRRPEMRMAGLAVRKARAGVRLARDYSLPVIRFTGSYGYRGERYPLDDRFWNVGITLSASLFGNGVSSGMSYGEAGYGKEKSVAHNAQADILDDPSGARRTAEAEFALRDAMAEMERTRMKIIVDVERACDRMGETAELVRLARLNVSLLERQAAAEDARARVGDIARYEVLRTYVDLAKARLRLQAAVGERRVSFAELDAALGEDGGSETPVGGEL encoded by the coding sequence ATGAAGTCGATGGCGATCATGGCGCTCGCCTTCGCGCTTCTCGCGACACGGGGTTCGTCCCGGGCGGGAGAGCCCGCGGAGCGCGTCGATGAATCGACTGCGGTCCGGCTTGCCTGCGCACACAGCCGGGAGCTCGCCGCGGCGCGCGCGCGTATGACGTCCGCCCGCATGGCGATCGGTGAACGATGGCGGGAATTCCTTCCCGCGGCCTCGGTGCAGTATTCGGAAGACGATACGGTAAGCGCCGGGGGGCCCGATACGCGGAACCGGCAGGTGATGATGTCCCTCTCGTACGACCTGCACACGGGCGGCGCGACGGTCGACGCGTACGCAATCGCGCAGATCGAGCACCTGGCGGCGCTCGAAAATTACAGGATGGAACGCGCGGCCCTTTCGCTGGGCGTGAGGAAGGAATACTACGGGCTCCAGGGCGCGGAGGGCGAGGTCTCGATACAACGGGACCTTTTAGAGAGCCTCCTGGTACAGAGGAAAATCATAGACGAGGAGTCGCGGCAGGGGATGGCGACCGAGCTCCAGCGCGTTCAGGCCGACGCGCGCATCGCCGAGGTGGAGTACGAGCTCCTTCGGGCCGAGAACGCGTTTCGTACCGGGACGAAAAATTTTCGTCTGCTGATCGGCGCATCGCGGGAGGTTCGAATCGTCCCGGTAACCGCCGGCGAATCGGATTCGCCGGCGCGTGAAGCGCGCGGGGGAAAGTCCGGGGCTGTCGCCGGGGCGCTCCTTCGCAGGCCCGAGATGCGCATGGCCGGCCTCGCGGTGCGGAAGGCCCGTGCCGGGGTGCGGCTGGCGCGGGATTACAGTTTGCCCGTTATCCGGTTTACCGGAAGCTACGGCTACCGGGGCGAGCGGTACCCGCTCGACGACCGTTTTTGGAACGTGGGGATCACCCTGAGCGCATCCCTTTTTGGAAACGGGGTGAGCAGCGGCATGAGTTACGGCGAAGCCGGGTATGGAAAAGAGAAGAGCGTCGCGCACAACGCCCAGGCGGACATCTTGGACGATCCATCCGGCGCCAGGCGTACCGCGGAGGCAGAGTTTGCGCTGCGGGACGCCATGGCGGAAATGGAACGTACGCGTATGAAAATCATCGTCGATGTTGAGCGCGCGTGCGACCGCATGGGTGAAACGGCGGAGCTGGTCCGCCTCGCGCGGCTGAACGTGTCCCTGCTTGAGCGCCAGGCGGCCGCGGAGGACGCCCGCGCGCGCGTGGGGGATATCGCGCGCTACGAGGTGCTCCGCACCTATGTCGACCTGGCGAAGGCGCGCCTGAGACTCCAGGCCGCGGTGGGAGAGCGCCGCGTGTCCTTCGCGGAGCTCGATGCTGCGCTCGGGGAAGACGGCGGCAGCGAAACGCCGGTGGGCGGCGAATTATAA